The following are from one region of the Rhizobium sullae genome:
- the typA gene encoding translational GTPase TypA, whose product MALRNIAIIAHVDHGKTTLVDELLKQSGSFRENQRVAERVMDSNDLEKERGITILAKATSVEWKGVRINIVDTPGHADFGGEVERILSMVDGAIVLVDSSEGPMPQTKFVVSKALKVGLRPIVAINKIDRPDGRHEEVINEVFDLFANLDATDEQLDFPILYGSGRDGWMNVNPEGPKDQGLAPLLDLVLEHVPEPTVHEGPFTMIGTILEANPFLGRIITGRINSGSIKPNQAVKVLSQDGKLIENGRISKILAFRGIERTSIEEAHAGDIVAIAGLSKGTVADTFCDPSVTQALTAQPIDPPTVTMSFIVNDSPLAGTEGDKVTSRVIRDRLYKEAEGNVALKIEEAEGKDSFYVSGRGELQLAVLIETMRREGFELAVSRPRVVMHRDENDQLMEPIEEVVIDVDEEHSGVVVQKMSERKAEMAELRPSGGNRLRLVFNAPTRGLIGYQSELLTDTRGTAVMNRLFKEYQPFKGEIGGRTNGVLLANAPGEAVAYAMFNLEDRGPMMIEPGEKVYMGMIIGIHSRDNDLEVNVLKGKQLTNIRAAGKDEAVKLTPPIRMTLDRALSWIQDDELMEVTPKSIRLRKMYLDANDRKRFSKAKMA is encoded by the coding sequence ATGGCACTTCGCAACATCGCGATCATCGCGCACGTTGACCATGGCAAGACGACCTTGGTGGACGAACTCCTGAAGCAGTCCGGCTCGTTCCGCGAGAACCAGCGCGTTGCAGAGCGTGTGATGGACTCCAACGACCTCGAAAAGGAGCGCGGCATCACCATTCTCGCGAAGGCGACGTCGGTGGAATGGAAAGGTGTCCGCATCAACATCGTCGACACCCCCGGCCACGCCGACTTCGGCGGTGAAGTCGAGCGCATTCTCTCGATGGTGGACGGCGCGATCGTTCTGGTCGACTCGTCCGAAGGCCCGATGCCGCAGACAAAGTTCGTCGTCTCGAAAGCCCTGAAGGTCGGCCTTCGCCCGATTGTCGCGATCAACAAGATCGACCGTCCTGATGGCCGCCACGAAGAAGTCATCAACGAAGTGTTCGACCTCTTTGCAAACCTCGACGCGACTGACGAACAGCTCGATTTTCCGATCCTTTACGGTTCTGGCCGTGATGGCTGGATGAACGTCAACCCGGAAGGCCCGAAGGACCAAGGTCTCGCACCGCTGCTCGACCTCGTGCTCGAGCATGTTCCGGAACCGACAGTCCACGAAGGTCCGTTCACGATGATCGGTACGATCCTCGAGGCTAACCCCTTCCTCGGCCGTATCATCACTGGCCGCATCAATTCCGGCTCGATCAAGCCGAACCAGGCCGTCAAGGTTCTGAGCCAGGATGGCAAGCTGATTGAAAACGGCCGTATCTCGAAGATCCTCGCTTTCCGCGGCATCGAGCGCACGTCGATCGAAGAAGCGCATGCAGGCGACATCGTCGCGATTGCCGGTCTCTCCAAGGGCACGGTTGCCGATACCTTCTGCGATCCCTCGGTTACCCAGGCGCTCACCGCACAGCCGATCGATCCGCCGACTGTCACCATGTCCTTCATCGTGAACGATAGTCCGCTGGCTGGGACCGAAGGCGACAAGGTGACCTCGCGCGTCATTCGCGACCGTCTCTACAAGGAAGCCGAAGGCAACGTCGCGCTGAAAATTGAAGAAGCAGAAGGCAAGGATTCCTTCTACGTGTCCGGTCGTGGCGAATTGCAGCTCGCCGTTCTGATCGAAACGATGCGCCGCGAAGGCTTCGAACTGGCCGTGTCGCGTCCGCGCGTGGTCATGCATCGCGATGAGAACGACCAGCTGATGGAGCCGATCGAAGAAGTCGTCATCGACGTCGATGAAGAGCATTCCGGCGTCGTCGTGCAGAAGATGTCCGAGCGCAAGGCCGAAATGGCCGAGCTCAGGCCTTCTGGCGGCAACCGTCTTCGCCTGGTGTTCAACGCGCCGACGCGGGGCCTGATCGGCTACCAGTCGGAACTCCTGACCGACACGCGCGGCACAGCCGTGATGAACCGTCTGTTCAAGGAATATCAGCCGTTCAAGGGTGAAATCGGCGGCCGTACCAACGGCGTTCTGCTCGCCAACGCTCCGGGCGAAGCTGTTGCCTATGCCATGTTCAACCTGGAAGATCGCGGCCCGATGATGATCGAGCCGGGCGAAAAGGTCTACATGGGCATGATCATCGGCATTCATTCCCGCGACAACGATCTTGAAGTCAACGTTCTCAAGGGCAAGCAGCTGACCAACATCCGCGCTGCCGGCAAGGACGAAGCCGTCAAGCTGACGCCGCCGATCCGCATGACGCTCGACCGCGCCTTGTCCTGGATCCAGGACGACGAGCTGATGGAAGTGACGCCGAAGTCAATCCGCCTGCGCAAGATGTATCTCGACGCAAACGATCGCAAGCGCTTCAGCAAGGCAAAGATGGCCTGA
- a CDS encoding alkaline phosphatase D family protein, producing the protein MKLTDTTRRRFLSSIGAVGGFAAASLVMPYYARGSSSRPIFTSGVQSGDVDVTSGMIWTRVDRPSRLFIEYSTSDKFANAVRLAPIDVTAETDLAGKLLLQDLPPDQDIFYRFTAADLQDINSTSERIHGQFRTAPTNKRTIRFAWSGDTAGQGWGIDDDGMRTYQTIAYHRPDFMIHSGDTIYADNPMPDEIRLRDGGLWKNRIVTEEKRDIAQTLDQFRGQWKYNLLDEHVRELNAVCPIFYQWDDHEVLNNWSPSTDLRGDNRYKEKSVSTLAARASRAFHEMTPIRYIAAEPGRFYRKVSYGPLLDIFFVDLRSYRGPNDDGRLDQTLTVKSRLLGETQVAWLKRELARSAATWKVIACDMPVGLVIWDDYGKRQGSESFSNGDNGTPLGREVEFADLLRFIRDAAISNIVWLTADVHYTAAHYYDPAKAKFREFLPFWEFVSGPLHSGTYGPQEFDMTFGPEARFIKAAPGGADSNLPPSAGLQFFGLVEIDGQTEQMTVRLMDRNDTELWRTVIDPQRMS; encoded by the coding sequence ATGAAATTGACGGACACGACGCGCCGCCGCTTCCTCTCTTCGATCGGCGCAGTCGGTGGCTTTGCGGCAGCCAGCCTCGTGATGCCATATTACGCGCGCGGCTCTTCGAGCCGCCCGATCTTCACGTCAGGCGTTCAATCCGGTGATGTAGACGTAACGTCAGGCATGATATGGACGCGTGTCGATCGGCCGTCGCGGCTCTTTATCGAATATTCGACGAGCGACAAATTCGCGAATGCTGTCAGACTGGCTCCGATCGACGTCACAGCGGAGACCGATCTTGCGGGCAAACTGCTGCTGCAGGACCTGCCGCCGGACCAGGACATCTTCTACAGGTTTACGGCCGCCGACCTACAGGACATCAACAGCACCTCCGAACGAATTCACGGTCAGTTCCGCACCGCCCCTACCAACAAGCGGACGATCCGCTTCGCATGGTCAGGCGATACGGCGGGGCAGGGTTGGGGGATCGATGACGACGGTATGCGCACCTATCAGACGATCGCCTATCACCGCCCCGATTTCATGATCCATTCCGGCGATACGATCTATGCCGACAATCCGATGCCGGACGAGATCAGGTTGCGCGACGGCGGGCTCTGGAAGAACAGGATCGTGACTGAGGAAAAGCGCGACATCGCGCAGACACTCGATCAGTTTCGCGGACAGTGGAAATACAATCTGCTCGATGAGCACGTGAGGGAACTGAACGCCGTCTGTCCGATCTTCTATCAATGGGACGACCATGAGGTCCTGAACAACTGGTCGCCTTCGACCGATCTTCGCGGGGACAATCGCTATAAGGAAAAGTCCGTTTCAACGCTGGCAGCGCGGGCAAGCCGCGCCTTCCATGAGATGACGCCCATCCGCTACATTGCCGCTGAACCCGGGCGCTTCTACCGCAAAGTCTCATATGGTCCGCTACTCGATATCTTCTTTGTCGATTTGCGATCCTATCGGGGGCCGAACGACGATGGGCGGCTGGATCAGACCCTGACGGTGAAATCCCGCCTCCTTGGCGAGACGCAAGTGGCGTGGCTGAAGCGCGAACTGGCGCGCTCGGCTGCAACATGGAAGGTGATTGCCTGCGATATGCCGGTCGGACTGGTCATCTGGGATGATTATGGAAAACGCCAAGGCAGCGAGTCCTTCTCCAACGGCGACAACGGAACTCCGCTCGGGCGAGAGGTGGAATTTGCCGATCTGCTGCGTTTCATCCGTGACGCGGCAATCTCGAACATCGTCTGGCTGACGGCCGATGTTCACTACACGGCGGCGCATTATTATGATCCGGCCAAGGCGAAATTCCGCGAATTTCTGCCGTTCTGGGAATTCGTTTCCGGGCCGCTGCATTCGGGAACCTACGGCCCGCAGGAATTCGACATGACCTTCGGCCCTGAAGCGCGCTTCATCAAAGCAGCCCCCGGCGGTGCAGACTCCAACCTGCCGCCGTCCGCCGGACTTCAATTCTTCGGACTGGTCGAGATCGACGGGCAGACCGAGCAGATGACCGTGCGGCTGATGGACAGAAACGATACCGAGCTCTGGCGGACGGTCATCGACCCGCAACGCATGAGCTAA